A window of Scophthalmus maximus strain ysfricsl-2021 chromosome 10, ASM2237912v1, whole genome shotgun sequence contains these coding sequences:
- the LOC118283866 gene encoding DELTA-stichotoxin-Hmg2b, whose translation MPHRNCTVEINNNSNCYTLSNPRVFTESGHCEVPLPPMVGPCSAVNGMFNKSTGAATGAVGVFTYDLFNSDLNDYSHVLAVMFSVPYDRTLYSNWFAVGIFDRGNDCNYNLYDTMYNGNEDSFTRAKADGSCISYEGDYCIVSASMSDSGEAVLRVDITDTGMY comes from the exons ATGCCTCATCGCAACTGTACCGTGGAGATCAACAACAACTCCAACTGCTACACTCTGTCCAACCCAAG GGTGTTCACTGAGAGCGGTCACTGCGAGGTCCCCCTGCCGCCCATGGTTGGGCCCTGCTCCGCCGTCAACGGAATGTTCAACAAGAGCACCGGCGCCGCAACCGGCGCCGTCGGCGTCTTCACCTACGACCTTTTCAACAGCGACCTTAACGACTACAGCCACGTCTTGGCCGTCATGTTCTCCGTGCCCTACGACCGGACCCTCTACTCCAACTGGTTCGCCGTGGGCATCTTCGACAGGGGAAACGACTGCAACTACAATCTGTACGATACCATGTACAACGGAAATGAAGACAGCTTCACGAGAGCAAAGGCTGACGGCTCCTGCATTTCTTATGAGGGCGATTATTGTATTGTCAGTGCCTCCATGTCAGACTCGGGCGAAGCGGTTCTGAGGGTGGACATCACTGATACTGGCATGTACTGA
- the LOC118284128 gene encoding heme-binding protein 2: protein MIEQQQQQQQQSVFGASCRMEQHLSVVVALVLVSLCKGWPAPNFCHQKPCPEYQLVGANQDFEERRYVDIDLITTTVDDQTPAALMAARSRLESYRQSQKKAGYEIPSDTWPGMITVTEGEGDPHLSYSWFLPPGTARTNSTDPSVAVQTRPGATVYVRVFGELPSIESGRKNAALLRAALGQAGKAFDQHTYTGAGYDGYFSLWHHNEIWISAA from the exons ATgattgagcagcagcagcagcagcagcagcagagtgtctTTGGAGCGTCCTGCAGGATGGAGCAGCATCTGTCCGTGGTCGTGGCTCTGGTCCTGGTGTCGCTCTGCAAAGGCTGGCCGGCTCCAAACTTCTGTCACCAGAAACCATGTCCCGAGTACCAATTGGTTGGTGCAAATCAG GATTTTGAGGAGCGTCGATACGTTGACATTGACTTGATAACCACCACGGTGGACGACCAGACTCCAGCGGCTCTGATGGCTGCAAGGTCGAGGCTGGAAAGTTACCGCCAGAGTCAGAAGAAAGCAG GTTATGAGATCCCCTCAGACACCTGGCCTGGAATGATCACTGTCACGGAAGGGGAAGGCGACCCCCACCTGTCCTATTCCTGGTTCCTTCCCCCCGGCACCGCGAGGACCAACAGCACTGATCCATCAGTCGCCGTGCAAACGAGACCTGGGGCCACTGTCTATGTCAG GGTGTTCGGTGAATTGCCCAGCATCGAGTCTGGCCGGAAAAACGCAGCGTTGCTTCGTGCCGCCCTGGGACAAGCCGGGAAAGCGTTCGATCAGCACACCTACACCGGGGCCGGCTACGACGGCTACTTCTCCCTGTGGCACCACAACGAGATCTGGATCAGCGCCGCCTGA
- the vps8 gene encoding vacuolar protein sorting-associated protein 8 homolog isoform X1, whose translation MSESPDARSLLSASSQLNLMEVDTIDDKEFDIPQVDTPPTLESILNELDDEEEPFVLEDTCVLSTDNMDAHSCDTSSLASSDSGDPAHLKRKRRTVDLNATVHGSVLRHSLLKGISAQIVSAADKVDAGLPTAVTVSGVIAVGTSHGLALVFGKDTNQALRLCLGTKTTGAEFGAVSALTINHDCSRLLCGFAKGQITMWDLANGKLLRTITDAHPPGTAILHVKFTDDPTLAVCNDSGGSVFELSFRRVMGMRSCDSRCLFSGSKGEVCCIEPLRAPPDFRDHPITQYSLLAMASLTKILVIGLKPSLKVWMTFPYSKSDPSSVPQLAWQFVPVQKTVNPVLAFCKGDAVHFLLVKKEETGTIHVIKQRQLYLSCDIISVSWINSRTLLLVDSHEKLHVVDRPSQEVLETLDLEQVQLVYNSRHFKSLATGGNVSQALALVGEKACYQSVSSHAGQIVYLGTKSAHIMTLRNWRERIDCLLKQEHFVEALSLAWSFHEGTAKAVVGLFGDPLKRKGVVADKMVEVLCQFAEHALKKCPEQGKIQVMEQHFHDVVPVLVDYCLLLQRADLLFSQLYARLVENTVAKGAFLESLETYIVADRLGHLTTPIMRDLLAHYHGNGMMDSLERCIVHLDVTSLDIQQVVQVCWENQLYDAMIYVFNRGMNDYITPMEKLFAVIGPPLREGRGLTDEEVVMGNKLLVYISCCLAGRAYPLGDIPEDLVVQVKNQVFEFLIRLHSADSSEEEDVFPFIRTLLHFDTREFLNVLAMTFEDFKNDKQALEYQQRVVDILLQVMVDNPDFTPSQVGGLFTFLARQLAKPDNTLFVNRKLFDQVLDFLCCPDDDSRHTERQQVLLELLQVGGVVQFNEGRLLALAEKAKFYQICEFLYENKHLYDRILDCYLRDPLRKVEIFSYIHNLLSMPGYSPEEKQAVRDKVLHHIQELVTLDPSKSADVVVFHFTEEVQQIISELEDDKLLFQFLSCLLEPREGHHSDLPLERDLHERLLDLLCRFAPRELLSFLQTSQHYRLEEAIQITEKHHHSEATAFLLERKGDVHGAFSVLLETLMENLRLLTAESDAGDERGDDSTLTRVKRSLNDIIALCHRSSHNLVQQQREVLWFPLLETMMASQKLVKGSNAKHTSEVLKELTMKVLNCMSSFIPLPAIIQRILQDPVYGKGKLAEIQGLILGMLDTFNYEQTLLETTTSLLNHDLHWSLAHLHAAVTRGLHPRQDHCNICLQQYKRRQDSTEDIIVFSCGHLYHFQCLQQKDCGWGLASERQQRWSCYKCSSRQGGKGGGSSAEARRGRAASLAQTRVTSVAGAEAHGKKVFVEASLDLQQEQSWDQLRCLYRGPSRLSILSELSHCHGNEKTGPLIAVQPGAESFQLKLSPPPVLEE comes from the exons ATCGATGACAAGGAGTTTGACATTCCCCAAGTGGACACGCCTCCCACGCTGGAGAGCATCCTCAATGAG CTGGACGATGAGGAGGAACCTTTCGTGTTGGAGGACACGTGTGTACTGAGCACTGACAACATGGATGCTCACTCCTGTGACACGTCCTCTCTGGCCAGCTCTGACAGTGGAGACCCCGCACACCTCAAACg AAAAAGGAGGACAGTGGATCTGAACGCGACTGTGCATGGGTCTGTTCTTCGTCACAGCCTGCTAAAGGGCATCTCTGCACAGATCGTCTCTGCGgct GACAAAGTGGATGCTGGACTGCCGACTGCTGTG acgGTGTCAGGTGTGATCGCTGTGGGGACGTCTCATGGTCTGGCTCTGGTCTTTG GAAAAG atacCAACCAGGCCCTGCGACTCTGTCTGGGTACCAAGACGACGGGGGCCGAGTTCGGAGCCGTCTCCGCCCTCACCATCAACCACGACTGCTCGCGACTCCTCTGCGGCTTTGCCAAAGGACAG ATTACAATGTGGGATCTGGCCAATGGGAAACTTCTGAGAACTATCACTGATGCCCACCCTCCAGGGACGGCTATACTTCATGTGAAG TTCACAGATGACCCAACTCTTGCAGTTTGCAATGACAGCGGAGGATCAGTCTTCGAACTGTCCTTCAG GAGGGTGATGGGGATGCGCTCCTGTGACTCTCGGTGTCTCTTCAGTGGATCTAAAGGGGAGGTCTGCTGTATTGAACCGCTGCGTGCTCCTCCGGACTTCAGAGATCACCCCATCACACAGTACTCACTCCTGGCTATGGCCTCACTCACTAaa ATTCTGGTCATTGGCCTAAAGCCCTCCCTGAAAGTCTGGATGACCTTTCCCTACAGCAAG TCGGATCCGTCCAGTGTTCCTCAGCTGGCCTGGCAGTTTGTTCCCGTTCAGAAGACGGTCAACCCAGTCCTGGCTTTTTGCAAAGGAGACGCAGTCCACTTCCTCCTG gtgaagaaggaggagacggggaCCATCCATGTCATCAAACAGAGACAGCTCTACCTCAGCTGTGACATCATTAGCGTGAGT TGGATCAACAGTCGCACGCTGCTCCTGGTCGACAGCCACGAGAAGCTGCATGTCGTGGACCGGCCCAGTCAGGAGGTTTTGGAGACGCTGGACTTGGAGCAGGTGCAACTGGTCTATAACAGCCGACATTTCAAATCGCTGGCCACTGGAGGGAATGTCTCCCAGGCTCTG GCTTTAGTCGGAGAGAAGGCCTGCTACCAGTCCGTCTCCAGCCACGCAGGACAGATTGTCTATTTGGGCACCAAg TCGGCTCACATCATGACTCTACGGAACTGGAGAGAG CGAATAGACTGCCTGCTGAAACAGGAGCATTTTGTCGAGGCGCTCTCTCTGGCCTGGTCCTTCCACGAGGGAACTGCGAAGGCTGTGGTCG GCCTCTTCGGAGATCCGCTGAAAAGGAAGGGAGTGGTAGCTGACAAG ATGGTGGAGGTCCTTTGCCAGTTTGCCGAGCACGCTCTGAAGAAGTGTCCGGAACAAGGCAAGATCCAAGTGATGGAGCAACATTTCCAC GATGTGGTTCCAGTCCTGGTGGATTACTGCCTGCTGCTACAGAGAGC CGACCTGCTGTTCAGCCAGCTGTATGCTCGGCTGGTGGAGAACACGGTTGCTAAGGGGGCCTTCCTGGAGTCGCTGGAGACGTACATTGTCGCCGACCGCCTCGGTCACCTGACCACGCCCATCATGAGGGACCTCCTGGCCCATTACCACGGCAATGGTATGATGGACAGTCTGGAGAGGTGCATCGTCCATCTGGATGTCACCAGCCTGGACATACAGCAG gtggTTCAAGTGTGTTGGGAGAACCAGCTCTATGATGCGATGATCTACGTTTTCAACAGAGGCATGAACGACTACATTACACCCATGGAG aaaCTCTTTGCAGTGATTGGACCACCACTTAGGGAAGGGAGGGGCCTAACAG atgaggaggtggtgatggggAACAAACTCCTCGTATACATAAG ctgctgCCTTGCGGGGAGAGCCTACCCCCTGGGAGACATCCCTGAAGACCTTGTGGTTCAAGTCAAGAACCAG gtgttTGAGTTCCTGATCCGCCTCCACTCCGCTGACtcgtcagaggaggaggacgtttTCCCGTTTATCCGTACACTCCTCCACTTTGACACCCGGGAGTTCCTCAACGTCCTCGCCATG ACATTTGAAGACTTTAAAAATGACAAGCAGGCCCTCGAGTACCAGCAGAGGGTAGTGGACATCTTACTCCAG GTGATGGTGGACAACCCAGACTTCACTCCGTCCCAGGTGGGCGGGCTCTTCACCTTTTTGGCTCGACAGTTGGCCAAACCAGACAATACGCTTTTTGTGAACAGGAAGCTCTTTGATCAG GTTCTGGATTTCCTGTGTTGCCCTGACGATGACTCCcgacacacagagaggcagcag gtcctgctggagctgctgcaggtcggGGGCGTGGTCCAGTTCAATGAGGGACGGCTGCTGGCTTTGGCGGAGAAGGCCAAGTT CTACCAGATCTGTGAGTTTCTTTATGAGAATAAACATCTGTACGACAGGATCCTCGACTGCTACCTGAGAGACCCCCTCCGAAAG GTGGAGATCTTCAGCTACATCCACAATCTGCTGTCCATGCCCGGCTACAGCCCCGAGGAGAAACAAGCAGTCAGGGACAAAGTGCTACATCACATCCAG GAGCTGGTGACCCTTGACCCCAGCAAGTCAGCTGACGTGGTGGTGTTTCACTTCACCGAGGAGGTGCAGCAAATCATCTCTGAGCTTGag gATGACAAGCTACTTTTCCAGTTCCTCAGCTGCCTCCTGGAGCCCCG GGAAGGGCATCATTCAGACCTGCCTCTGGAACGTGACCTCCACGAGCGCCTGCTGGACCTACTGTGCCGCTTTGCGCCCCGGGAGCTCCTGAGTTTCCTCCAGACCTCCCAGCACTACAGACTGGAGGAGGCCATACAA ATCACAGAGAAGCACCATCACAGTGAGGCCACGGCCTTTCTgctggagaggaagggagacgTCCATGGAGCCTTTTCTGTCTTGTTAGAG ACACTCATGGAAAACCTGCGTCTCCTCACAGCGGAGAGCGACGCAGGAGACGAGAGAGGCGACGATTCAACGCTGACCAGAGTGAAGCGTTCGCTGAATGACATCATCGCCTTGTGTCACCGAAGCTCGCACAACCTCGTCCAGCAACAGAGAGAG gTTCTGTGGTTTCCACTTCTGGAGACCATGATGGCTTCTCAGAAACTAGTGAAAGGCTCCAATGCCAAACACACCTCTGAgg tgctGAAGGAGCTGACGATGAAGGTTCTCAACTGTATGAGCAGCTTCATTCCTCTGCCTGCCATCATCCAACGAATACTGCAg gacCCGGTGTATGGAAAAGGAAAGCTGGCAGAGATCCAAGGCCTCATTCTGGGAATGCTGGACACGTTTAACTATGAACAG ACTTTACTCGAAACGACCACCAGTCTGTTGAACCACGACCTCCACTGGTCCCTGGCTCACCTGCATGCTGCCGTCACAAGGGGGCTCCACCCGCGCCAGGACCACTGCAACATCTGCCTGCAGCAGTACAAGAGGAGGCAGGATTCGACGGAGGACATCATCGTGTTCAG CTGTGGCCACCTGTACCACTTCCAGTGCCTGCAGCAGAAGGACTGTGGCTGGGGCCTCGCCTCggagcggcagcagcggtgGAGCTGCTACAAGTGTTCGTCCAGacaaggaggaaagggaggaggctCTTCAGCCGAAGCGAGGAGAGGCCGCGCCGCATCCCTGGCACAG ACTCGTGTTACATCAGTGGCAGGAGCAGAAGCTCACGGGAAGAAg GTGTTTGTTGAGGCGTCATTGGACCTTCAGCAGGAACAGTCCTGGGATCAGCTACGCTGTTTGTACCGAGGACCATCCAGG TTGTCCATCCTCTCAGAACTCTCCCACTGCCATGGCAACGAGAAGACGGGGCCCCTGATCGCGGTCCAACCGGGAGCAGAGAGTTTCCAGCTCAAACTCTCTCCTCCGCCTGTGTTGGAGGAGTAG
- the vps8 gene encoding vacuolar protein sorting-associated protein 8 homolog isoform X2 translates to MSESPDARSLLSASSQLNLMEVDTIDDKEFDIPQVDTPPTLESILNELDDEEEPFVLEDTCVLSTDNMDAHSCDTSSLASSDSGDPAHLKRKRRTVDLNATVHGSVLRHSLLKGISAQIVSAADKVDAGLPTAVTVSGVIAVGTSHGLALVFDTNQALRLCLGTKTTGAEFGAVSALTINHDCSRLLCGFAKGQITMWDLANGKLLRTITDAHPPGTAILHVKFTDDPTLAVCNDSGGSVFELSFRRVMGMRSCDSRCLFSGSKGEVCCIEPLRAPPDFRDHPITQYSLLAMASLTKILVIGLKPSLKVWMTFPYSKSDPSSVPQLAWQFVPVQKTVNPVLAFCKGDAVHFLLVKKEETGTIHVIKQRQLYLSCDIISVSWINSRTLLLVDSHEKLHVVDRPSQEVLETLDLEQVQLVYNSRHFKSLATGGNVSQALALVGEKACYQSVSSHAGQIVYLGTKSAHIMTLRNWRERIDCLLKQEHFVEALSLAWSFHEGTAKAVVGLFGDPLKRKGVVADKMVEVLCQFAEHALKKCPEQGKIQVMEQHFHDVVPVLVDYCLLLQRADLLFSQLYARLVENTVAKGAFLESLETYIVADRLGHLTTPIMRDLLAHYHGNGMMDSLERCIVHLDVTSLDIQQVVQVCWENQLYDAMIYVFNRGMNDYITPMEKLFAVIGPPLREGRGLTDEEVVMGNKLLVYISCCLAGRAYPLGDIPEDLVVQVKNQVFEFLIRLHSADSSEEEDVFPFIRTLLHFDTREFLNVLAMTFEDFKNDKQALEYQQRVVDILLQVMVDNPDFTPSQVGGLFTFLARQLAKPDNTLFVNRKLFDQVLDFLCCPDDDSRHTERQQVLLELLQVGGVVQFNEGRLLALAEKAKFYQICEFLYENKHLYDRILDCYLRDPLRKVEIFSYIHNLLSMPGYSPEEKQAVRDKVLHHIQELVTLDPSKSADVVVFHFTEEVQQIISELEDDKLLFQFLSCLLEPREGHHSDLPLERDLHERLLDLLCRFAPRELLSFLQTSQHYRLEEAIQITEKHHHSEATAFLLERKGDVHGAFSVLLETLMENLRLLTAESDAGDERGDDSTLTRVKRSLNDIIALCHRSSHNLVQQQREVLWFPLLETMMASQKLVKGSNAKHTSEVLKELTMKVLNCMSSFIPLPAIIQRILQDPVYGKGKLAEIQGLILGMLDTFNYEQTLLETTTSLLNHDLHWSLAHLHAAVTRGLHPRQDHCNICLQQYKRRQDSTEDIIVFSCGHLYHFQCLQQKDCGWGLASERQQRWSCYKCSSRQGGKGGGSSAEARRGRAASLAQTRVTSVAGAEAHGKKVFVEASLDLQQEQSWDQLRCLYRGPSRLSILSELSHCHGNEKTGPLIAVQPGAESFQLKLSPPPVLEE, encoded by the exons ATCGATGACAAGGAGTTTGACATTCCCCAAGTGGACACGCCTCCCACGCTGGAGAGCATCCTCAATGAG CTGGACGATGAGGAGGAACCTTTCGTGTTGGAGGACACGTGTGTACTGAGCACTGACAACATGGATGCTCACTCCTGTGACACGTCCTCTCTGGCCAGCTCTGACAGTGGAGACCCCGCACACCTCAAACg AAAAAGGAGGACAGTGGATCTGAACGCGACTGTGCATGGGTCTGTTCTTCGTCACAGCCTGCTAAAGGGCATCTCTGCACAGATCGTCTCTGCGgct GACAAAGTGGATGCTGGACTGCCGACTGCTGTG acgGTGTCAGGTGTGATCGCTGTGGGGACGTCTCATGGTCTGGCTCTGGTCTTTG atacCAACCAGGCCCTGCGACTCTGTCTGGGTACCAAGACGACGGGGGCCGAGTTCGGAGCCGTCTCCGCCCTCACCATCAACCACGACTGCTCGCGACTCCTCTGCGGCTTTGCCAAAGGACAG ATTACAATGTGGGATCTGGCCAATGGGAAACTTCTGAGAACTATCACTGATGCCCACCCTCCAGGGACGGCTATACTTCATGTGAAG TTCACAGATGACCCAACTCTTGCAGTTTGCAATGACAGCGGAGGATCAGTCTTCGAACTGTCCTTCAG GAGGGTGATGGGGATGCGCTCCTGTGACTCTCGGTGTCTCTTCAGTGGATCTAAAGGGGAGGTCTGCTGTATTGAACCGCTGCGTGCTCCTCCGGACTTCAGAGATCACCCCATCACACAGTACTCACTCCTGGCTATGGCCTCACTCACTAaa ATTCTGGTCATTGGCCTAAAGCCCTCCCTGAAAGTCTGGATGACCTTTCCCTACAGCAAG TCGGATCCGTCCAGTGTTCCTCAGCTGGCCTGGCAGTTTGTTCCCGTTCAGAAGACGGTCAACCCAGTCCTGGCTTTTTGCAAAGGAGACGCAGTCCACTTCCTCCTG gtgaagaaggaggagacggggaCCATCCATGTCATCAAACAGAGACAGCTCTACCTCAGCTGTGACATCATTAGCGTGAGT TGGATCAACAGTCGCACGCTGCTCCTGGTCGACAGCCACGAGAAGCTGCATGTCGTGGACCGGCCCAGTCAGGAGGTTTTGGAGACGCTGGACTTGGAGCAGGTGCAACTGGTCTATAACAGCCGACATTTCAAATCGCTGGCCACTGGAGGGAATGTCTCCCAGGCTCTG GCTTTAGTCGGAGAGAAGGCCTGCTACCAGTCCGTCTCCAGCCACGCAGGACAGATTGTCTATTTGGGCACCAAg TCGGCTCACATCATGACTCTACGGAACTGGAGAGAG CGAATAGACTGCCTGCTGAAACAGGAGCATTTTGTCGAGGCGCTCTCTCTGGCCTGGTCCTTCCACGAGGGAACTGCGAAGGCTGTGGTCG GCCTCTTCGGAGATCCGCTGAAAAGGAAGGGAGTGGTAGCTGACAAG ATGGTGGAGGTCCTTTGCCAGTTTGCCGAGCACGCTCTGAAGAAGTGTCCGGAACAAGGCAAGATCCAAGTGATGGAGCAACATTTCCAC GATGTGGTTCCAGTCCTGGTGGATTACTGCCTGCTGCTACAGAGAGC CGACCTGCTGTTCAGCCAGCTGTATGCTCGGCTGGTGGAGAACACGGTTGCTAAGGGGGCCTTCCTGGAGTCGCTGGAGACGTACATTGTCGCCGACCGCCTCGGTCACCTGACCACGCCCATCATGAGGGACCTCCTGGCCCATTACCACGGCAATGGTATGATGGACAGTCTGGAGAGGTGCATCGTCCATCTGGATGTCACCAGCCTGGACATACAGCAG gtggTTCAAGTGTGTTGGGAGAACCAGCTCTATGATGCGATGATCTACGTTTTCAACAGAGGCATGAACGACTACATTACACCCATGGAG aaaCTCTTTGCAGTGATTGGACCACCACTTAGGGAAGGGAGGGGCCTAACAG atgaggaggtggtgatggggAACAAACTCCTCGTATACATAAG ctgctgCCTTGCGGGGAGAGCCTACCCCCTGGGAGACATCCCTGAAGACCTTGTGGTTCAAGTCAAGAACCAG gtgttTGAGTTCCTGATCCGCCTCCACTCCGCTGACtcgtcagaggaggaggacgtttTCCCGTTTATCCGTACACTCCTCCACTTTGACACCCGGGAGTTCCTCAACGTCCTCGCCATG ACATTTGAAGACTTTAAAAATGACAAGCAGGCCCTCGAGTACCAGCAGAGGGTAGTGGACATCTTACTCCAG GTGATGGTGGACAACCCAGACTTCACTCCGTCCCAGGTGGGCGGGCTCTTCACCTTTTTGGCTCGACAGTTGGCCAAACCAGACAATACGCTTTTTGTGAACAGGAAGCTCTTTGATCAG GTTCTGGATTTCCTGTGTTGCCCTGACGATGACTCCcgacacacagagaggcagcag gtcctgctggagctgctgcaggtcggGGGCGTGGTCCAGTTCAATGAGGGACGGCTGCTGGCTTTGGCGGAGAAGGCCAAGTT CTACCAGATCTGTGAGTTTCTTTATGAGAATAAACATCTGTACGACAGGATCCTCGACTGCTACCTGAGAGACCCCCTCCGAAAG GTGGAGATCTTCAGCTACATCCACAATCTGCTGTCCATGCCCGGCTACAGCCCCGAGGAGAAACAAGCAGTCAGGGACAAAGTGCTACATCACATCCAG GAGCTGGTGACCCTTGACCCCAGCAAGTCAGCTGACGTGGTGGTGTTTCACTTCACCGAGGAGGTGCAGCAAATCATCTCTGAGCTTGag gATGACAAGCTACTTTTCCAGTTCCTCAGCTGCCTCCTGGAGCCCCG GGAAGGGCATCATTCAGACCTGCCTCTGGAACGTGACCTCCACGAGCGCCTGCTGGACCTACTGTGCCGCTTTGCGCCCCGGGAGCTCCTGAGTTTCCTCCAGACCTCCCAGCACTACAGACTGGAGGAGGCCATACAA ATCACAGAGAAGCACCATCACAGTGAGGCCACGGCCTTTCTgctggagaggaagggagacgTCCATGGAGCCTTTTCTGTCTTGTTAGAG ACACTCATGGAAAACCTGCGTCTCCTCACAGCGGAGAGCGACGCAGGAGACGAGAGAGGCGACGATTCAACGCTGACCAGAGTGAAGCGTTCGCTGAATGACATCATCGCCTTGTGTCACCGAAGCTCGCACAACCTCGTCCAGCAACAGAGAGAG gTTCTGTGGTTTCCACTTCTGGAGACCATGATGGCTTCTCAGAAACTAGTGAAAGGCTCCAATGCCAAACACACCTCTGAgg tgctGAAGGAGCTGACGATGAAGGTTCTCAACTGTATGAGCAGCTTCATTCCTCTGCCTGCCATCATCCAACGAATACTGCAg gacCCGGTGTATGGAAAAGGAAAGCTGGCAGAGATCCAAGGCCTCATTCTGGGAATGCTGGACACGTTTAACTATGAACAG ACTTTACTCGAAACGACCACCAGTCTGTTGAACCACGACCTCCACTGGTCCCTGGCTCACCTGCATGCTGCCGTCACAAGGGGGCTCCACCCGCGCCAGGACCACTGCAACATCTGCCTGCAGCAGTACAAGAGGAGGCAGGATTCGACGGAGGACATCATCGTGTTCAG CTGTGGCCACCTGTACCACTTCCAGTGCCTGCAGCAGAAGGACTGTGGCTGGGGCCTCGCCTCggagcggcagcagcggtgGAGCTGCTACAAGTGTTCGTCCAGacaaggaggaaagggaggaggctCTTCAGCCGAAGCGAGGAGAGGCCGCGCCGCATCCCTGGCACAG ACTCGTGTTACATCAGTGGCAGGAGCAGAAGCTCACGGGAAGAAg GTGTTTGTTGAGGCGTCATTGGACCTTCAGCAGGAACAGTCCTGGGATCAGCTACGCTGTTTGTACCGAGGACCATCCAGG TTGTCCATCCTCTCAGAACTCTCCCACTGCCATGGCAACGAGAAGACGGGGCCCCTGATCGCGGTCCAACCGGGAGCAGAGAGTTTCCAGCTCAAACTCTCTCCTCCGCCTGTGTTGGAGGAGTAG